The proteins below are encoded in one region of Syntrophotalea carbinolica DSM 2380:
- a CDS encoding ATPase: MKRKTLLSWSSGKDCAYALYKLQQNPEVDLAGLFCTVNKEFDRVAMHGVRLELLKEQARNIGLPLEIIEIPYPCSNADYETIMKQFVERARNNQITDFAFGDLFLEDIRSYREEKLKDSGIEASFPIWGIPTDELARAIIASGIKAVITCVDPKQISKDFVGREFDDRFLAALPATVDPCGENGEFHSFVFDDPMFKRPVDIVMGDTSDHEGFAFADVLPAP; the protein is encoded by the coding sequence AGCGGAAAAGACTGTGCCTACGCCCTATACAAGCTCCAACAGAATCCGGAAGTCGATCTGGCGGGCCTGTTTTGCACGGTGAACAAGGAATTCGACCGGGTGGCCATGCATGGAGTCAGACTGGAGCTTTTAAAGGAGCAGGCACGCAATATCGGACTGCCGCTGGAGATCATCGAGATTCCTTATCCCTGCAGCAATGCCGACTACGAAACCATCATGAAGCAATTCGTTGAGCGCGCTCGAAATAACCAAATCACGGATTTTGCATTCGGCGATCTGTTTCTTGAGGATATTCGCAGCTATCGAGAAGAAAAGTTGAAAGATTCCGGCATCGAAGCCTCTTTTCCCATTTGGGGTATACCGACGGATGAGCTGGCCAGAGCGATCATCGCCAGCGGCATCAAGGCCGTCATTACCTGCGTCGATCCCAAGCAAATTTCAAAAGATTTTGTCGGCAGAGAATTTGACGACCGCTTCCTGGCCGCCCTGCCGGCGACCGTAGACCCCTGCGGCGAAAATGGGGAATTTCATAGTTTTGTTTTCGACGACCCCATGTTCAAAAGGCCTGTAGACATTGTCATGGGCGATACCAGCGATCATGAAGGCTTCGCATTTGCGGATGTTTTGCCCGCTCCCTGA